A portion of the Zootoca vivipara chromosome 6, rZooViv1.1, whole genome shotgun sequence genome contains these proteins:
- the SGTA gene encoding small glutamine-rich tetratricopeptide repeat-containing protein alpha produces the protein MAEKRRLAFSIIQFLQDQLQHGGLSSDAQESLEVAIQCLETAFGVSTDDRSLALSQTLPEIFEAAAANEPQPSPPPSEPVTPSEEEAAEAERLKAEGNEQMKAENFESAVSFYGKAIELNPSNAVYYCNRAAAYSKLGNYTGAVRDCERAIHIDPKYSKAYGRMGLALSSLNKLSDAVVYYRKALELDPDNETYKSNLKVTEQKMKEAPSPTGGAGGFDLAGLLNNPGFMSMASNLMNNPQVQQLMSGMISGGTNPMAAPGANASPNDLASLIQAGQQFAQQMQQQNPELIEQLRSQIRSRTPSASNEEQQE, from the exons ATGGCCGAGAAGAGGCGCCTTGCTTTCTCCATCATCCAATTCCTCCAGGACCAGCTGCAACATGGCGGACTCTCATCCGACGCCCAGGAGAGCCTGGAAG TCGCCATCCAGTGCCTCGAGACAGCCTTTGGTGTCTCCACGGACGACCGCAGCCTTGCCTTGTCCCAGACCCTGCCGGAGATTTTCGAAGCTGCTGCAGCAAAC GAGCCGCAGCCAAGCCCACCCCCCTCAGAGCCAGTCACCCCCTCAGAAGAAGAGGCCGCAGAGGCAGAAAGGCTGAAGGCCGAAG GAAATGAGCAGATGAAGGCGGAAAACTTTGAAAGTGCCGTCTCCTTCTATGGGAAAGCCATTGAGCTGAATCCGTCCAATGCAGTTTACTATTGCAATCG GGCTGCTGCTTACAGCAAGCTGGGGAACTACACCGGGGCCGTCCGGGACTGCGAGCGAGCCATCCACATCGACCCCAAATACAGCAAGGCCTATGGCAGGATGGG CTTAGCCCTGTCGAGCCTGAACAAACTCTCGGACGCCGTTGTCTACTACAGAAAAGCCCTGGAGCTCGACCCGGATAACGAGACGTACAAGTCCAACCTCAAAGTCACGGAGCAGAAAATGAAGGAGGCACCAAGCCCG ACAGGGGGTGCTGGAGGCTTCGACTTAGCCGGCTTGCTCAACAACCCCGGGTTCATGAGCATG gcaTCGAACCTGATGAACAATCCGCAGGTACAGCAATT GATGTCTGGGATGATCTCGGGGGGCACCAACCCCATGGCAGCGCCAGGAGCAAACGCGTCCCCCAATGACCTCGCCAGCCTTATCCAAGC GGGCCAGCAGTTTGCGCagcagatgcagcagcagaaccCGGAGCTCATAGAGCAGTTGCGCAGCCAGATCCGCAGCCGGACGCCCAGCGCCAGCAACGAGGAGCAGCAGGAATGA